The Flammeovirgaceae bacterium genome contains a region encoding:
- a CDS encoding 4Fe-4S dicluster domain-containing protein, with protein sequence MEPVQLPENKRTGCQSGNCSCGKKKEDGFEQVMKKPSDRREALRNLTLGLLTGIGFASTSCSVTAGDAKKEKAQLNWEEFFKGNYQLMTDEEKESTVKRLERLYELNNGRKINVSAQGPMKDVLYGYAFNISKCQGYMDCINACVQENNQDRNSQMQYIRIHEHKNGSMDFELADDNFYHEVPAAGHFYIGTQCFHCENPPCVEVCPVKATWKEKDGIVVVDYDWCIGCRYCMAACPYDGRRFNWATPEVPAEEVNHNQHYLGNRLRKKGVMEKCTFCIQRSRNGKNPACVEACPTGARIFGNLLDPNSEIRRVLANKKVFRLKEDLGTEPKFWYFMD encoded by the coding sequence ATGGAACCTGTACAATTACCAGAAAACAAACGCACCGGGTGCCAATCAGGCAATTGTTCTTGCGGAAAAAAGAAAGAGGATGGCTTTGAACAGGTGATGAAAAAACCCTCCGACAGAAGAGAGGCACTGAGAAACCTTACATTAGGCCTGCTTACCGGTATAGGCTTCGCATCAACATCGTGCAGCGTTACGGCCGGTGACGCAAAAAAAGAAAAAGCACAACTCAATTGGGAAGAGTTTTTTAAAGGCAACTACCAGTTAATGACGGATGAAGAAAAAGAATCGACCGTGAAACGCCTTGAACGATTATACGAACTCAACAACGGAAGAAAAATAAATGTATCAGCGCAAGGCCCGATGAAGGATGTGCTTTATGGCTATGCCTTCAATATCTCAAAATGCCAGGGGTACATGGACTGTATTAATGCGTGTGTGCAGGAAAATAACCAGGACCGCAATTCGCAGATGCAGTACATCCGCATACACGAACACAAAAATGGTTCGATGGATTTTGAATTGGCAGATGATAATTTCTATCATGAAGTTCCGGCTGCCGGTCATTTTTATATTGGAACACAATGCTTTCATTGTGAAAACCCACCTTGCGTGGAAGTATGCCCCGTAAAAGCCACCTGGAAAGAGAAAGACGGTATCGTGGTGGTTGATTACGACTGGTGCATCGGTTGCCGGTATTGCATGGCGGCCTGCCCGTATGACGGGCGCAGGTTTAACTGGGCTACTCCCGAAGTTCCGGCCGAAGAAGTAAACCACAACCAGCACTACCTGGGCAACCGGCTTAGAAAGAAAGGTGTGATGGAGAAGTGTACCTTCTGCATCCAACGTTCGCGCAACGGCAAAAATCCGGCTTGTGTAGAGGCCTGCCCCACGGGCGCGCGCATCTTTGGTAACCTGCTCGACCCGAACAGCGAAATCCGGCGGGTGCTGGCTAACAAAAAAGTTTTTAGGCTTAAAGAAGATTTAGGCACAGAGCCGAAGTTCTGGTATTTCATGGATTAA